GGTCGCCCGGCGATTCTTTAATAGAGCGGCGGGGAGCGCACGCGACGCGCGTTGGAGCGTGAGCGATCCGCCGGCAGGCTATTCGCGCACCCAGGTCTGCGTACGGCCCAGCAGGCTGATGCCCAGGAAGCCGCGCACGTTCAGCTTCTGGCCATCCTCCGACAGCGACATCTTGGCGCTGTAGATCTTGCCGTTCTCGGGGTCGAGGATGTTGCCGCCCGCCCATTCGTTGTCACCGGTCTTCTTCAGGTCCTTCAGGATGGTCAGGCCCACGATGGGCTGGTCCTTGCGGTCGTCCGTGCACTTGGTGCAGATTTTGGCGCGGTCCTCTTCCTTCAGGATGTTGGTGACCCTGCCCGAGAACACGCCGTCCTTCTCGACGATCTGCACTTCGCCCTTGGGCTTGCCGGTGGCGTCATCGATGGTCTTCCAGGTGCCGGCCGGCGTGGTCTGCGCGAAGGCGCCGCCGGCCGCCAGCGTCGCCAATGCGAATGCCAGGCCGCCCAGCAGGTGCGACAGGGTATGGGGGGGACGTTGTTGCATGGTGTGGTTTCCTTATCAGTCAGAAAATCGGTAGGGGCCGCCGCCGGGGCAGGGGGATCAGTGGGCGCCCAGCGTGCCGGTCAGGGTGGACAG
The sequence above is drawn from the Ralstonia solanacearum K60 genome and encodes:
- a CDS encoding DUF2147 domain-containing protein gives rise to the protein MQQRPPHTLSHLLGGLAFALATLAAGGAFAQTTPAGTWKTIDDATGKPKGEVQIVEKDGVFSGRVTNILKEEDRAKICTKCTDDRKDQPIVGLTILKDLKKTGDNEWAGGNILDPENGKIYSAKMSLSEDGQKLNVRGFLGISLLGRTQTWVRE